In a single window of the Campylobacter iguaniorum genome:
- a CDS encoding AAA family ATPase encodes MITMPKFNLKFSPKNIIILVSVVLCLLLVFVALRNTPKHINLMQYDNLLQSNSIQSATLDNENIIIKAGNQNFIVLKDSINLNELGQKVAINSASGYGFLYFILLLILAIFGGFAVFKFISKGKAIQSKKEEKELGSMVSNEVVPAISSVKFSDVAGIDEVKVELMEVVDFLKNPKAYKEFGIKMPKGVLMVGPPGVGKTLVAKAVAGEANVPFFYQSGASFVQIYAGMGAKRVRELFSMAKAYAPSIIFIDEIDAVGKARGGGRSDEREATLNQLLTEMDGFEDNSGVIVIAATNKIEMMDDALLRSGRFDRRIFLSLPDLKDRFAILSSYLKDKNHSVNIENLARNTTGFSSAGLATLVNEAAINALRCKRNEISEDDFKAVSDKVLFGKKKAHQLSKEEKEIQAIYQGSKALMAEFLGVEFDRISLLEDKFSKSGEFIESQSALLSKIKIHLVGYAALKIYKNELYTNSSKDLAKARELATRYVNEYAMNLNLIAGVNDIKAVLDRCMSETLEFVSKIGPQLEATTKYLLENEIIDQETIKELIRKSHES; translated from the coding sequence ATGATAACTATGCCCAAATTTAACCTTAAATTTAGCCCAAAAAATATAATAATATTAGTAAGCGTTGTTTTATGCTTGCTGCTTGTTTTTGTGGCACTTAGAAATACGCCAAAACATATAAATTTGATGCAATATGATAATTTGCTTCAGTCAAACTCAATCCAAAGTGCAACTCTTGATAATGAAAATATCATCATAAAAGCTGGCAATCAAAACTTCATTGTGCTTAAAGATTCTATAAATTTAAACGAATTAGGTCAAAAAGTAGCTATAAACTCAGCTAGCGGATATGGATTTTTATATTTTATTTTGCTTCTTATTTTGGCTATTTTTGGTGGTTTTGCTGTATTTAAATTTATATCAAAAGGCAAAGCTATTCAAAGCAAAAAAGAGGAAAAAGAGCTTGGCTCTATGGTATCAAATGAAGTAGTTCCAGCTATTTCAAGCGTGAAATTTAGCGATGTGGCTGGCATAGATGAAGTCAAAGTAGAGCTAATGGAAGTGGTTGATTTTTTGAAAAATCCAAAAGCTTATAAAGAATTTGGTATCAAAATGCCAAAAGGCGTACTTATGGTAGGGCCTCCAGGAGTTGGTAAAACTCTTGTGGCAAAAGCAGTCGCTGGAGAGGCGAACGTGCCATTTTTTTACCAAAGTGGTGCAAGTTTTGTGCAAATTTATGCTGGAATGGGCGCAAAAAGAGTTAGAGAGCTTTTTTCTATGGCTAAGGCTTACGCGCCAAGTATAATATTTATCGATGAGATTGACGCTGTGGGTAAGGCTAGGGGTGGCGGCAGAAGTGACGAGAGAGAAGCTACGCTCAATCAACTTCTAACCGAAATGGATGGATTTGAGGACAATAGCGGAGTTATCGTCATTGCTGCGACAAACAAGATAGAAATGATGGATGACGCGTTGCTTAGAAGTGGAAGGTTTGATAGGCGTATATTTTTGAGTTTGCCAGATCTTAAAGACAGATTTGCCATACTTTCTTCATATCTTAAAGATAAAAATCATAGCGTAAATATAGAAAATTTAGCTAGAAATACGACTGGATTTAGCTCAGCAGGGCTTGCAACTTTAGTCAATGAAGCAGCGATCAATGCTCTTAGATGCAAAAGAAATGAGATAAGCGAAGATGATTTTAAGGCCGTGAGCGATAAGGTGTTGTTTGGAAAGAAAAAGGCTCATCAGCTAAGCAAAGAAGAAAAAGAGATTCAAGCTATCTATCAAGGCTCAAAGGCTTTGATGGCTGAGTTTTTGGGAGTTGAGTTTGATAGAATTTCGCTTTTGGAAGATAAATTTAGCAAGAGTGGCGAGTTTATAGAGTCTCAAAGCGCCTTATTATCTAAGATAAAAATCCATCTTGTTGGTTACGCAGCACTTAAAATTTACAAAAACGAACTCTACACAAACTCCAGCAAAGACCTTGCAAAAGCTAGAGAGCTTGCTACAAGATATGTAAATGAGTATGCTATGAACTTAAATTTAATAGCTGGAGTAAATGATATAAAAGCCGTGCTTGATAGATGCATGAGCGAAACTTTGGAGTTTGTCTCTAAAATAGGGCCCCAGCTAGAAGCCACAACTAAATATCTACTAGAAAATGAAATCATAGATCAAGAGACAATAAAAGAATTAATAAGGAAGAGCCATGAAAGTTAA
- the mog gene encoding molybdopterin adenylyltransferase, whose product MKVKIGILTLSDRASSGVYEDKSGVAIKEILSDWIVSECEYVYKVIPDEFDLIVQNLKDMCDAGCDLVLTTGGTGPAPRDVTPEATQQVCQKMMPGFGELMRATSLKYVPTAILSRQTAGIRDKSLIVNLPGQPKAIKECLEPIFPAIPYCIDLIGGAYIDTDESKMKVFRPKSK is encoded by the coding sequence ATGAAAGTTAAAATAGGGATTTTGACGCTTAGCGATAGGGCGAGTAGTGGAGTGTATGAGGACAAAAGTGGCGTGGCTATAAAAGAGATTTTGAGCGATTGGATAGTGAGCGAGTGTGAGTATGTCTACAAGGTCATTCCTGATGAGTTTGATTTGATAGTGCAAAATTTAAAAGATATGTGTGACGCTGGTTGCGATCTAGTCTTGACTACTGGCGGCACAGGTCCAGCGCCCCGTGATGTCACTCCTGAAGCCACGCAGCAAGTGTGTCAAAAGATGATGCCAGGATTTGGCGAGCTGATGAGAGCTACAAGCCTCAAATACGTCCCTACTGCGATTCTCTCAAGGCAAACTGCTGGTATCAGAGACAAAAGCTTGATAGTAAATCTTCCAGGTCAGCCAAAGGCTATAAAGGAGTGCTTGGAGCCGATTTTTCCAGCTATTCCGTATTGCATAGATCTGATTGGTGGAGCTTATATCGATACTGATGAAAGCAAAATGAAGGTTTTTAGACCAAAATCAAAGTAG
- a CDS encoding glycosyltransferase family 2 protein — MPKISVIIPCYNAGEFLCRSINSVLQNDLQDIEIIAINDGSTDNTLEILGNFSDDRLSIIDQPNSGASAARNAGINKASGEFVLFLDSDDFLCPNILNELYQNAIKFDADIVFEDFNYYYDESKIIAQTNYETNSGLVDKERFLFDYFTISKSVFPCIWGKIIKTSLLKDNNLKFIDKVFVAEDANLNAKLIWLAQKIVKINKPICNYQIGSNNSSKQMKFKHFSDVRIVQSDLERFFDKFSLNDTQKAYVNAYFLNLKYAAALTLKPYSFDDYGKVMEFACADIKTAFKSPGFKLLNKKLKILFYLFRFSFSYKIYAKIIGLKFK; from the coding sequence ATGCCAAAAATCAGCGTCATTATCCCTTGCTATAATGCAGGGGAGTTTCTTTGCAGATCTATAAACTCAGTGCTGCAAAATGATTTGCAAGATATAGAAATAATAGCCATAAATGATGGAAGCACGGATAATACGCTTGAGATTTTAGGTAATTTTAGCGATGATAGGCTATCTATCATAGACCAGCCAAACTCTGGCGCAAGTGCGGCTAGAAATGCTGGCATTAATAAAGCTAGTGGCGAGTTTGTGCTTTTTTTGGATAGTGATGATTTTTTATGCCCAAATATCCTAAATGAACTATATCAAAATGCAATTAAATTTGACGCCGATATTGTTTTTGAAGATTTTAACTACTATTATGACGAAAGCAAAATCATAGCTCAAACAAACTATGAAACAAACAGTGGTTTGGTCGATAAAGAGCGGTTTTTGTTTGATTATTTTACAATCAGCAAAAGCGTATTCCCGTGCATTTGGGGAAAAATCATCAAAACATCACTACTAAAAGATAATAATCTTAAATTTATAGACAAAGTTTTTGTCGCCGAAGATGCAAATCTAAATGCTAAGCTTATATGGCTAGCACAAAAAATAGTCAAAATAAACAAGCCAATTTGCAACTACCAAATCGGCTCAAACAATAGCTCAAAACAGATGAAATTTAAGCATTTTAGCGATGTTAGAATAGTGCAAAGCGACCTTGAAAGATTTTTTGATAAATTTAGCTTAAATGATACTCAAAAAGCTTATGTCAATGCTTATTTTTTAAATTTAAAATACGCCGCAGCTCTGACTTTGAAGCCTTATAGCTTTGATGATTATGGCAAAGTTATGGAGTTTGCTTGTGCGGATATAAAAACTGCTTTCAAAAGCCCCGGTTTTAAACTGCTAAATAAAAAACTAAAGATACTATTTTATCTATTTCGTTTTTCATTTAGCTATAAAATTTATGCAAAAATTATAGGGCTTAAATTTAAATAG
- a CDS encoding pyridoxal phosphate-dependent aminotransferase — protein MLSKRIGVLSESLTIAISSKAKEMKANGIDVISFSAGEPDFDTPKVIKDTVIKALDAGCGKYTPVPGAADTLKAIAVKLKRDNNLEYKTSQIVTNVGAKHSLFNIFQCIIDDGDEVIIPSPYWVSYPEIVKFSGGNPVIVETSEENKFKITALQLKNAITPRTKAIVLNSPSNPCGGVYSKDELLAIGEVLKGTNIVVLSDEIYEKLTYNDQFVATASVSDDMFKRTITINGLSKCGAMPGWRFGYMASVMDELNAAVKKLQSQSTSNISSIVQAGAIPALLGEADADIAYMKSKFMERRDWAVEAINNIKGLSVVKPDGAFYLFVSCKDVEPNSVKFCQELLEKGLVATVPGVGFGMDGYFRISFACDLQSIKKGIARIAEFVENYKK, from the coding sequence ATGTTATCTAAAAGAATTGGAGTGCTATCAGAGAGCCTAACTATCGCTATTAGCTCAAAAGCAAAAGAGATGAAAGCAAACGGCATAGATGTTATTAGTTTTAGTGCTGGAGAGCCTGATTTTGACACACCAAAGGTCATCAAAGACACAGTCATTAAGGCTTTAGATGCTGGTTGTGGCAAATACACTCCAGTCCCAGGCGCTGCTGATACTCTAAAAGCTATTGCCGTAAAACTAAAAAGAGACAATAACTTAGAATACAAAACAAGCCAAATCGTAACAAACGTAGGCGCAAAGCATTCATTATTTAACATTTTTCAATGTATCATAGATGACGGCGATGAAGTCATAATCCCATCTCCATACTGGGTAAGCTATCCAGAAATAGTCAAATTTAGCGGTGGAAATCCAGTGATCGTAGAAACAAGCGAAGAAAATAAATTTAAAATAACTGCTTTGCAACTAAAAAACGCTATCACTCCAAGAACAAAAGCAATCGTACTAAATAGCCCAAGCAATCCTTGCGGTGGCGTTTATAGTAAAGATGAGCTTCTTGCCATTGGTGAAGTACTAAAAGGTACAAATATCGTAGTTTTAAGTGATGAAATTTACGAAAAACTAACTTATAATGACCAGTTTGTAGCTACTGCTAGCGTGAGCGATGATATGTTTAAAAGGACTATCACTATAAACGGACTTAGCAAATGCGGAGCGATGCCTGGTTGGAGATTTGGATATATGGCAAGCGTGATGGACGAGCTAAACGCAGCTGTCAAAAAACTTCAAAGCCAAAGCACAAGCAATATCTCAAGCATAGTCCAAGCTGGAGCCATACCTGCACTTCTTGGAGAAGCTGACGCTGATATAGCCTACATGAAAAGCAAATTTATGGAGCGTCGCGACTGGGCAGTCGAGGCTATAAACAATATCAAAGGTCTAAGCGTAGTCAAACCAGATGGTGCATTTTATCTATTTGTAAGTTGCAAAGATGTAGAGCCAAACTCTGTTAAATTTTGCCAAGAACTACTAGAAAAAGGCTTGGTAGCTACTGTGCCAGGCGTTGGATTTGGGATGGATGGATACTTCAGGATTAGCTTTGCTTGCGACCTTCAAAGCATCAAAAAAGGTATCGCAAGAATCGCCGAATTTGTAGAAAATTATAAAAAATAA
- the cysE gene encoding serine O-acetyltransferase, which translates to MGLLNLIKEDLSQPKLQDPAYKSFIELIFNYPGVWAIVNHRIAHFLWSKKLYKIARAIAGISNFLTRVDIHPAAKIGSGVFIDHATGVVIGETAIIGDNCLIYQGVTLGGVSLDKGKRHPTLEESVVVGAGAKVLGNIVIGKGSKIGANSVVVKSVPDGCTAVGIPARTIGECCKKPLAHDNLPDVTKEMLGYLIKRIEILENEVSKQGGNISSEDEKLNEIYQKYIQSIKE; encoded by the coding sequence ATGGGACTTTTAAATTTGATAAAAGAAGATTTAAGCCAACCAAAGCTTCAAGATCCAGCGTATAAATCTTTTATAGAACTTATTTTTAACTATCCTGGCGTTTGGGCTATAGTAAATCATAGAATAGCTCATTTTTTATGGAGCAAAAAACTATATAAAATAGCCAGAGCAATAGCAGGCATTAGCAACTTCTTAACACGCGTCGATATCCACCCGGCAGCCAAAATAGGAAGTGGCGTTTTCATCGATCATGCAACTGGAGTTGTCATCGGTGAGACTGCCATCATAGGCGATAATTGCTTAATCTATCAAGGCGTCACGCTTGGTGGAGTAAGCCTTGATAAAGGCAAACGCCACCCTACTTTAGAAGAAAGCGTTGTAGTCGGGGCTGGAGCTAAGGTTTTGGGAAATATAGTCATCGGAAAAGGCTCCAAAATAGGAGCAAATTCAGTCGTCGTAAAAAGCGTCCCAGATGGCTGTACTGCTGTAGGAATTCCAGCTAGAACCATAGGCGAATGCTGTAAAAAACCTCTTGCCCATGATAATCTACCAGACGTCACAAAAGAGATGCTTGGATATCTTATAAAAAGGATTGAAATTTTAGAAAATGAAGTGTCAAAACAAGGCGGAAACATCTCAAGCGAAGATGAAAAACTAAACGAAATTTATCAAAAATATATACAATCAATCAAGGAGTAA
- the speA gene encoding biosynthetic arginine decarboxylase yields the protein MTNDYGLSLWGDSNFIVDGGKICLNNDFKPAIIDIVKDIRDDGYRGPLLLRFPHLIKKQIVQVYSNFERAKKEFGYSGTFNAVYPLKVNQYPGFVENLVKLGSPYGYGLEAGSKAELLLAMAYNNYDAPITVNGFKDKELINLGFIAAEMGHNITLTIEGLNELKAIISTSKERFAPKPNIGLRIRLHSSGTGVWAKSGGINSKFGLTSTELIEAVNLLKDNGLIEQFTMIHFHIGSQINEIHPLKKALIEAGNIYAELRKMGASNLQAINLGGGLAIEYSQFKEHPSRNYTLKEYANDVVYLLKTIANQKNEIEPNIFIESGRYIAANHAVLVAPVLELFSQEYAEEKLVLKKKNPPLIDELYDLYTTIKPSNAIEYLHDSIAHMESVLTLFDLGYVDLQDRSNSEVLVHLVMKKAISLLGNKQNYAELLKIQEEVQERYLVNFSMFQSLPDFWGLGQNFPVMPLDRLDERPTLSASIWDITCDSDGEISFDANKNPLFLHDIDVEKEEYFLGFFLVGAYQEVLGMKHNLFTHPTEATIYLKDNGKYEIKNILESQSIMDILEDLDYDIHAIRDTLNERIENSNLVDEKQKKHILGELYLFLNDNGYLKTIG from the coding sequence ATGACAAACGATTATGGATTAAGCCTTTGGGGCGATTCAAACTTTATAGTTGATGGGGGCAAAATTTGTCTAAATAACGACTTCAAGCCAGCCATAATCGACATAGTAAAAGACATAAGAGACGATGGCTACAGAGGGCCTTTGTTGCTTCGTTTCCCACACCTTATCAAAAAACAAATCGTTCAAGTTTATTCAAATTTTGAAAGAGCAAAAAAGGAGTTTGGCTACTCAGGCACCTTCAATGCAGTCTATCCGCTCAAAGTCAATCAATATCCAGGCTTTGTAGAAAATCTAGTAAAGCTAGGCAGTCCATACGGATATGGCTTAGAAGCAGGAAGCAAGGCCGAGCTACTTCTAGCCATGGCTTACAACAACTATGACGCTCCTATCACAGTAAATGGATTTAAAGATAAAGAGCTGATAAATTTGGGCTTCATAGCAGCTGAAATGGGACACAATATCACTCTTACGATAGAAGGCTTAAACGAGCTAAAAGCCATAATCTCAACATCAAAAGAGAGATTTGCACCAAAGCCAAACATCGGTCTTAGGATCAGACTTCACAGCAGCGGAACTGGGGTTTGGGCTAAGAGTGGTGGCATAAACTCTAAATTTGGTCTTACTTCAACCGAGCTTATAGAAGCTGTAAATTTACTAAAAGACAACGGATTAATCGAGCAATTTACAATGATTCACTTCCATATAGGAAGTCAGATAAACGAAATCCATCCGCTCAAAAAAGCCCTAATAGAAGCAGGAAATATCTATGCAGAGCTTCGTAAAATGGGTGCTTCAAACTTGCAAGCCATAAATTTAGGCGGCGGCCTAGCTATAGAATATTCGCAGTTCAAAGAACATCCTAGCAGAAACTATACATTAAAAGAGTACGCCAACGACGTTGTTTACCTGCTAAAAACCATAGCAAACCAAAAAAATGAAATTGAGCCAAATATCTTCATAGAAAGTGGTCGCTATATCGCGGCAAATCACGCAGTTTTAGTAGCTCCTGTGCTTGAGCTTTTTAGCCAAGAATACGCAGAAGAAAAACTTGTTTTAAAGAAAAAAAACCCACCTCTAATTGATGAGCTTTACGACCTTTACACCACCATAAAACCAAGCAATGCGATCGAGTATCTTCACGATAGTATCGCCCATATGGAAAGCGTTTTAACTCTATTCGACCTTGGATATGTGGATTTACAAGATAGATCAAACTCTGAAGTTTTAGTACATCTTGTCATGAAAAAAGCCATATCGCTTCTTGGAAATAAACAAAACTACGCTGAACTTTTAAAAATCCAAGAAGAAGTCCAAGAAAGATACTTGGTAAATTTCTCAATGTTCCAAAGTTTGCCTGATTTTTGGGGTTTAGGACAAAACTTCCCAGTTATGCCACTTGATAGACTAGATGAACGCCCTACGCTTTCAGCTTCTATTTGGGATATAACTTGCGATAGCGACGGCGAAATAAGCTTCGATGCAAACAAAAACCCACTATTTTTGCACGATATTGATGTCGAAAAAGAAGAATATTTCTTAGGATTTTTCTTAGTTGGAGCTTATCAAGAGGTTCTTGGAATGAAACACAACCTTTTCACTCACCCTACAGAAGCTACAATCTACTTAAAAGACAATGGCAAATATGAGATAAAAAACATCTTAGAATCTCAATCAATCATGGATATTTTAGAAGACTTAGACTATGATATACACGCTATCAGAGATACTTTAAATGAACGCATCGAAAACTCAAATTTAGTCGATGAAAAACAAAAGAAGCATATTTTGGGCGAGTTGTATTTGTTCTTAAATGATAATGGATATCTAAAAACTATAGGATAA
- the hisS gene encoding histidine--tRNA ligase codes for MINALRGMKDLLDNDGKLYKFIVETCEEVAKNYRYEFCETPKMEETGLFKRSVGESSDIVGKEMYQFTDKGGNDVCLRPEGTAGVVRAFIEAKFDKAGGVKKYFYSGSMFRYERPQRGRLREFHQFGVECFGESSVYEDASVILMLSEILNKFNIKTTLKINSLGDSECMPLYRQKLVKFLESKDGLCEDCQRRIKTNPIRVLDCKNDHCQMLLKDAPLITDNLNQICSSEFEKLKEILAQNGVKFEVDARLVRGLDYYCKTAFEFVSDEIGSKSAVAGGGRYDRLVEFLGGKATPGVGWAMGIERIMEILKQKELPNFRDGIYICALDNAYVNDIYKIAFELRKEHKVEVSYEAKSPNKHLNLADKKNAKIFLCIGEDEAKNSQIWYKNLDTKEEKRINISNLKGEL; via the coding sequence ATGATAAATGCACTTCGCGGTATGAAAGATTTGCTAGATAATGATGGAAAATTATATAAATTTATAGTAGAAACTTGTGAAGAAGTAGCCAAAAACTACAGATATGAGTTTTGCGAAACTCCAAAAATGGAAGAAACTGGGCTTTTTAAAAGAAGTGTCGGCGAAAGTAGCGATATAGTCGGTAAAGAGATGTATCAGTTCACAGACAAAGGCGGCAATGACGTTTGCCTAAGACCTGAGGGAACTGCTGGAGTCGTAAGAGCATTTATCGAGGCTAAATTTGACAAAGCCGGCGGGGTTAAAAAATATTTTTACAGCGGAAGTATGTTTCGCTACGAAAGACCACAACGTGGGCGTTTGAGAGAGTTTCATCAGTTTGGCGTGGAGTGTTTTGGCGAATCAAGCGTTTATGAAGACGCGAGCGTTATTTTGATGCTTAGCGAGATTTTGAATAAATTTAATATCAAAACCACTCTAAAAATAAACTCACTTGGAGATAGTGAGTGCATGCCACTTTATAGACAAAAATTAGTTAAGTTTTTGGAGTCAAAAGATGGTCTTTGTGAAGACTGCCAAAGACGCATTAAAACAAATCCAATCCGCGTCTTGGACTGTAAAAATGACCATTGTCAAATGCTTTTAAAAGACGCTCCACTCATCACTGATAACCTAAATCAAATTTGCTCTAGCGAGTTTGAAAAATTAAAAGAGATTTTAGCTCAAAACGGCGTTAAATTTGAAGTAGATGCAAGGCTTGTGCGTGGGCTTGATTATTACTGCAAGACTGCATTTGAGTTTGTAAGCGATGAAATCGGCTCAAAAAGCGCTGTGGCTGGTGGTGGAAGATATGATAGATTAGTCGAGTTTTTGGGTGGCAAAGCTACTCCTGGAGTTGGCTGGGCTATGGGAATCGAGCGTATAATGGAGATTTTGAAACAAAAAGAGCTTCCAAATTTTAGGGATGGGATTTATATATGCGCGCTAGATAATGCGTATGTAAATGACATTTACAAAATTGCTTTTGAGCTTAGAAAAGAGCATAAAGTAGAGGTCTCATACGAGGCGAAAAGCCCAAATAAACATCTAAATTTAGCCGACAAGAAAAACGCAAAAATATTTTTGTGTATCGGTGAAGATGAAGCAAAAAACAGTCAAATTTGGTATAAAAATTTAGACACAAAAGAAGAAAAACGTATAAATATTTCAAATTTAAAAGGTGAGCTATGA
- the tmk gene encoding dTMP kinase — MLVTFEGIDGVGKSTQISLLKSFIPNAIITKEPGGTEFGVKVREFLLQNANKICSRAEILLFLADRAEHYEKVIKPNHKELILSDRGFISGMAYAMASDENLDIAELLELNKFALKNDLGDKFIFLKADENLIKTRLFGRGTSDEIENRGIEYLMRVQGFMSIILADLKFDVLEVNAGLDINEIQDKIRKFI, encoded by the coding sequence ATGCTAGTTACATTTGAAGGGATTGACGGAGTTGGCAAATCAACTCAAATTTCACTACTTAAATCTTTCATTCCAAACGCTATAATCACAAAAGAGCCAGGCGGAACTGAGTTTGGGGTAAAAGTGCGTGAGTTTTTGCTTCAAAATGCAAACAAAATTTGTTCAAGAGCTGAGATTTTGCTCTTTTTAGCCGACCGTGCAGAACACTATGAAAAGGTCATAAAACCAAATCACAAAGAGCTAATTTTAAGCGATCGTGGATTTATCTCTGGTATGGCTTATGCTATGGCAAGTGATGAAAATTTAGACATCGCAGAGCTTTTGGAGCTAAATAAATTTGCACTCAAAAATGATTTAGGCGATAAATTTATCTTTTTAAAAGCAGATGAAAATCTCATAAAAACCCGCCTTTTTGGTCGTGGGACAAGTGATGAAATCGAAAATAGAGGCATAGAGTATTTAATGAGAGTTCAAGGATTTATGAGTATAATACTCGCCGATTTAAAATTTGATGTTTTAGAAGTGAATGCAGGTCTTGACATCAATGAAATTCAAGATAAAATAAGGAAATTTATATGA
- the coaD gene encoding pantetheine-phosphate adenylyltransferase, which translates to MNKSCIYPGTFDPITNGHIDVIKRACKVFDRVIVAVALNESKTPYFCHEKRINLAKIATKDISNVEVVGFSNLLVDFAKAQGINTVVRGLRAVSDFEYELQIGYANASLWSEFETVYFMPSLKNAFISSSIVRSVLSHGGDITNLVPKEILEDIKGKKC; encoded by the coding sequence ATGAATAAATCTTGTATATATCCAGGGACTTTTGATCCTATTACAAATGGTCATATAGATGTCATTAAAAGAGCCTGCAAGGTCTTTGATAGAGTTATCGTAGCAGTGGCTTTAAATGAGAGCAAAACGCCCTACTTTTGCCACGAAAAGCGAATAAATTTAGCCAAAATAGCTACAAAAGATATCTCAAATGTAGAGGTTGTTGGCTTTAGCAATTTGCTTGTGGATTTTGCTAAGGCTCAGGGCATAAACACAGTCGTACGTGGGCTTAGAGCAGTTAGCGACTTTGAATATGAGCTCCAAATCGGCTACGCAAATGCATCTTTGTGGAGCGAGTTTGAAACGGTTTATTTCATGCCAAGCCTCAAAAACGCATTTATTTCAAGCTCGATTGTGCGTTCTGTTTTGAGTCATGGCGGGGACATCACAAATTTAGTCCCAAAAGAAATTTTAGAAGATATAAAAGGTAAAAAATGCTAG
- the flgA gene encoding flagellar basal body P-ring formation chaperone FlgA, whose amino-acid sequence MPQDFNEYELKEILLLSLKDDGGNLRAVYKMPNNLNKSMFFKFDIKAKVKVFVASRDMDKGQILNLSDFESILVPLNKYEKTALTSLPKVSLITKTRIKMGRVLTTRQFKTLSDIKRGDQITAIINDGSLSVEILVTTLEDANIGEIIQVKNENNQIFKATIISKNRAIIR is encoded by the coding sequence TTGCCACAAGATTTTAATGAGTACGAGCTAAAAGAGATATTGCTTTTATCTCTAAAAGATGACGGCGGAAATCTAAGAGCCGTATACAAAATGCCAAATAATCTAAATAAAAGTATGTTTTTTAAATTTGACATCAAAGCCAAAGTTAAAGTTTTTGTAGCTTCAAGAGACATGGACAAGGGGCAAATACTAAATTTAAGTGACTTTGAGAGTATTTTAGTCCCGCTAAACAAATACGAAAAAACAGCCCTAACCTCACTACCAAAAGTATCTCTAATCACAAAAACTCGCATAAAAATGGGAAGAGTTTTGACAACTAGACAGTTTAAAACCCTAAGCGACATAAAAAGAGGAGATCAAATCACAGCTATTATAAATGACGGAAGTTTGAGCGTCGAAATACTAGTCACAACGCTTGAAGATGCAAACATCGGAGAAATAATCCAAGTAAAAAATGAAAACAATCAAATCTTTAAAGCAACTATCATATCAAAAAATAGAGCAATAATAAGGTAA